A window of the Enterobacteriaceae bacterium 4M9 genome harbors these coding sequences:
- the rplL gene encoding 50S ribosomal protein L7/L12 yields MSITKDQIIEAVAAMSVMDVVELVSAMEEKFGVSAAAAVAVAAGPAAAAEEEKTEFDVILKAAGANKVAVIKAVRGATGLGLKEAKDLVESAPAALKEGVSKDDAEALKKALEEAGAEVEVK; encoded by the coding sequence ATGTCTATCACTAAAGATCAAATCATCGAAGCAGTTGCCGCTATGTCTGTAATGGATGTTGTAGAGCTGGTATCTGCAATGGAAGAAAAATTCGGCGTTTCTGCTGCTGCCGCTGTAGCTGTTGCTGCTGGCCCGGCTGCTGCCGCTGAAGAAGAAAAAACTGAGTTCGACGTTATTCTGAAAGCTGCTGGCGCTAACAAAGTTGCTGTTATCAAAGCAGTACGTGGCGCAACTGGTCTGGGTCTGAAAGAAGCTAAAGACCTGGTAGAGTCTGCTCCGGCAGCTCTGAAAGAAGGCGTGAGCAAAGATGACGCTGAAGCTCTGAAGAAAGCTCTGGAAGAAGCTGGCGCTGAAGTTGAAGTTAAATAA
- the rplJ gene encoding 50S ribosomal protein L10 — MALNLQDKQAIVAEVSEVAKGALSAVVADSRGVTVGKMTELRKAGREAGVYMRVVRNTLLRRVVEGTPFECLKDTFVGPTLIAYSMEHPGAAARLFKEFAKANAKFEVKAAAFEGELIPASQIDRLATLPTYEEALARLMSTMKEAAAGKLVRTLAAVRDAKEAA; from the coding sequence ATGGCTTTAAATCTTCAAGACAAACAAGCGATTGTTGCTGAAGTCAGCGAAGTAGCCAAAGGCGCGCTGTCTGCAGTAGTCGCGGATTCCCGTGGCGTAACTGTAGGCAAAATGACTGAACTGCGTAAAGCAGGTCGTGAAGCTGGCGTATACATGCGTGTTGTTCGTAACACCCTGCTGCGCCGCGTCGTTGAAGGTACTCCGTTCGAGTGCCTGAAAGACACGTTTGTTGGTCCGACCCTGATTGCATACTCTATGGAACACCCGGGCGCAGCTGCTCGTCTGTTCAAAGAGTTCGCGAAAGCGAATGCAAAATTTGAGGTCAAAGCCGCAGCCTTTGAAGGTGAGCTGATCCCGGCGTCGCAAATCGACCGCCTGGCAACGCTGCCGACCTACGAAGAAGCACTGGCACGTCTGATGTCGACCATGAAAGAAGCCGCTGCCGGCAAACTGGTTCGTACTCTGGCTGCCGTACGCGACGCAAAAGAAGCTGCTTAA
- the rplA gene encoding 50S ribosomal protein L1: protein MAKLTKRMRVIRDKVDATKQYDINEAVALLKELATAKFVESVDVAVNLGIDARKSDQNVRGATVLPHGTGRSVRVAVFTQGPNAEAAKAAGAELVGMEDLAEQIKKGEMNFDVVIASPDAMRVVGQLGQVLGPRGLMPNPKVGTVTPNVAEAVKNAKAGQVRYRNDKNGIIHTTIGKVDFDADKLKENLEALLVALKKAKPTAAKGVYIKKVSLSTTMGAGVAVDQSGLSATAN from the coding sequence ATGGCTAAACTGACCAAGCGCATGCGCGTGATCCGTGACAAAGTTGATGCAACTAAACAGTACGACATCAACGAAGCCGTTGCCCTGCTTAAAGAGCTGGCCACTGCTAAATTCGTAGAAAGCGTGGACGTTGCTGTTAACCTCGGCATCGATGCACGTAAATCTGACCAGAACGTACGTGGCGCAACCGTACTGCCGCACGGCACCGGTCGTTCCGTTCGCGTAGCTGTATTTACCCAAGGCCCGAACGCTGAAGCTGCAAAAGCAGCTGGCGCAGAGCTGGTAGGTATGGAAGATCTGGCAGAGCAGATCAAGAAAGGCGAAATGAACTTTGACGTTGTTATTGCTTCTCCGGATGCAATGCGCGTTGTTGGCCAGCTTGGCCAGGTTCTGGGCCCGCGCGGTCTGATGCCGAACCCGAAAGTGGGTACTGTTACGCCGAACGTTGCTGAAGCGGTTAAAAACGCGAAAGCAGGCCAGGTTCGCTATCGTAACGACAAAAACGGCATCATCCACACCACCATCGGTAAAGTGGACTTCGACGCTGACAAACTGAAAGAAAACCTGGAAGCACTGCTGGTTGCGCTGAAAAAAGCAAAACCGACCGCTGCTAAAGGCGTGTACATCAAGAAAGTTAGCCTCTCCACCACCATGGGTGCGGGCGTTGCTGTAGACCAGTCTGGTCTGAGCGCAACAGCGAACTAA
- the rplK gene encoding 50S ribosomal protein L11, whose amino-acid sequence MAKKVQAYVKLQVAAGMANPSPPVGPALGQQGVNIMEFCKAFNAKTDSMEKGLPIPVVITVYADRSFTFVTKTPPAAVLLKKAAGIKSGSGKPNKDKVGKLSRAQLQEIAQTKAADMTGSDIEAMTRSIEGTARSMGLVVED is encoded by the coding sequence ATGGCCAAGAAAGTACAAGCCTACGTGAAGCTGCAGGTTGCAGCTGGTATGGCTAACCCGAGCCCGCCGGTTGGTCCAGCTCTGGGTCAGCAGGGTGTGAACATCATGGAATTCTGTAAAGCGTTTAACGCCAAAACTGATTCCATGGAAAAAGGTCTGCCGATTCCGGTTGTTATCACCGTATACGCTGACCGTTCTTTCACCTTCGTTACCAAAACGCCTCCGGCAGCTGTACTGCTGAAGAAAGCAGCGGGTATCAAGTCTGGTTCTGGTAAGCCGAACAAAGACAAAGTGGGTAAACTTTCCCGCGCTCAGCTGCAGGAAATCGCGCAGACTAAAGCCGCGGACATGACGGGTTCTGACATTGAAGCGATGACTCGCTCCATTGAAGGTACTGCTCGTTCCATGGGCCTGGTAGTGGAGGACTAA
- the nusG gene encoding transcription termination/antitermination protein NusG, giving the protein MSEAPKKRWYVVQAFSGFEGRVATSLREHIKLHNMEELFGEVMVPTEEVVEIRGGQRRKSERKFFPGYVLVQMVMNDASWHLVRSVPRVMGFIGGTSDRPAPISDKEVDAIMNRLQQVGDKPRPKTLFEPGEMVRVNDGPFADFNGVVEEVDYEKSRLKVSVSIFGRATPVELDFSQVEKA; this is encoded by the coding sequence ATGTCTGAAGCTCCTAAAAAGCGCTGGTACGTCGTTCAGGCGTTTTCCGGTTTTGAGGGCCGCGTAGCGACTTCCCTGCGCGAGCATATCAAATTACACAACATGGAAGAGCTGTTTGGCGAAGTAATGGTGCCGACCGAAGAAGTTGTTGAAATTCGCGGTGGCCAGCGTCGTAAAAGCGAGCGCAAATTCTTCCCAGGTTATGTTCTGGTGCAGATGGTCATGAACGACGCAAGCTGGCACCTGGTGCGCAGTGTTCCGCGTGTCATGGGCTTTATCGGCGGCACGTCAGACCGTCCGGCACCTATCAGCGACAAAGAAGTTGACGCCATCATGAACCGCCTGCAGCAGGTTGGCGACAAACCGCGTCCGAAGACGCTGTTCGAGCCAGGCGAGATGGTTCGCGTCAACGATGGTCCTTTTGCCGACTTTAACGGTGTGGTAGAAGAAGTGGATTACGAGAAAAGCCGCCTGAAAGTGTCTGTTTCCATCTTTGGCCGTGCAACACCGGTTGAACTGGACTTCAGTCAGGTCGAGAAAGCGTAA
- the secE gene encoding preprotein translocase subunit SecE — MSANTEAQGSGRGLETMKWLAVVVLLVVAIVGNYLYRDITLPLRALAVVILIAAAGGVALLTTKGKATVAFAREARTEVRKVIWPTRQETLHTTLIVAAVTAVMSLILWGLDGILVRLVSFITGLRF, encoded by the coding sequence ATGAGTGCGAATACCGAAGCTCAGGGAAGCGGGCGCGGCCTGGAAACGATGAAGTGGTTGGCTGTTGTTGTGCTGCTCGTTGTGGCTATCGTCGGCAACTATCTCTATCGTGATATTACCCTGCCGCTGCGAGCGCTCGCAGTGGTGATTTTGATTGCTGCAGCGGGCGGTGTTGCGCTGCTGACGACCAAAGGTAAGGCGACAGTAGCCTTTGCCCGCGAAGCGAGAACCGAAGTACGCAAAGTGATTTGGCCGACCCGCCAGGAAACATTGCACACCACGCTGATTGTGGCGGCTGTGACTGCCGTCATGTCACTGATCCTGTGGGGACTGGATGGTATTCTGGTTCGCCTGGTCTCCTTTATCACTGGCCTGAGGTTCTGA
- the tuf gene encoding elongation factor Tu, protein MSKEKFERTKPHVNVGTIGHVDHGKTTLTAAITTVLAKTYGGAARAFDQIDNAPEEKARGITINTSHVEYDTPTRHYAHVDCPGHADYVKNMITGAAQMDGAILVVAATDGPMPQTREHILLGRQVGVPYIIVFLNKCDMVDDEELLELVEMEVRELLSQYDFPGDDTPIVRGSALKALEGEAQWEEKIIELAGFLDSYIPEPERAIDKPFLLPIEDVFSISGRGTVVTGRVERGIIKVGDEVEIVGIKDTTKTTCTGVEMFRKLLDEGRAGENCGVLLRGTKRDEIQRGQVLAKPGTIKPHTKFESEVYILSKDEGGRHTPFFKGYRPQFYFRTTDVTGTIELPEGVEMVMPGDNIKMVVTLIHPIAMDDGLRFAIREGGRTVGAGVVAKVLG, encoded by the coding sequence ATGTCTAAAGAAAAGTTTGAACGTACAAAACCGCACGTTAACGTCGGTACTATCGGCCACGTTGACCATGGTAAAACAACGCTGACCGCTGCAATCACCACCGTACTGGCTAAGACCTACGGCGGCGCCGCTCGCGCATTCGACCAGATCGATAACGCGCCGGAAGAAAAAGCACGTGGTATCACCATCAACACCTCTCACGTTGAGTACGACACCCCGACTCGTCACTACGCGCACGTTGACTGCCCAGGGCACGCCGACTACGTGAAAAACATGATCACCGGTGCTGCTCAGATGGACGGCGCTATCCTGGTTGTTGCTGCAACTGACGGCCCGATGCCGCAGACCCGTGAGCACATCCTGCTGGGTCGCCAGGTAGGCGTTCCGTACATCATCGTGTTCCTGAACAAGTGCGACATGGTTGATGACGAAGAGCTGCTGGAACTGGTTGAGATGGAAGTGCGTGAGCTGCTGTCTCAGTACGACTTCCCGGGCGACGACACGCCGATCGTTCGTGGTTCTGCACTGAAAGCGCTGGAAGGCGAAGCACAGTGGGAAGAGAAAATCATCGAACTGGCTGGCTTCCTGGATTCCTACATCCCTGAGCCGGAGCGTGCGATTGATAAGCCGTTCCTGCTGCCCATCGAAGACGTATTCTCCATCTCTGGTCGTGGTACCGTTGTTACCGGTCGTGTAGAGCGCGGTATCATCAAGGTGGGTGACGAAGTAGAAATCGTTGGTATCAAAGACACCACCAAAACCACCTGTACTGGTGTTGAAATGTTCCGCAAACTGCTGGACGAAGGTCGTGCAGGCGAGAACTGCGGCGTTCTGCTGCGTGGTACCAAGCGTGATGAAATCCAGCGTGGCCAGGTACTGGCTAAGCCGGGCACCATCAAGCCGCACACCAAGTTCGAATCAGAAGTGTACATCCTGTCCAAAGACGAAGGCGGCCGTCACACTCCGTTCTTCAAAGGCTACCGTCCGCAGTTCTACTTCCGTACAACTGACGTGACTGGCACCATCGAACTGCCGGAAGGCGTAGAGATGGTAATGCCGGGCGACAACATCAAAATGGTTGTTACCCTGATTCACCCGATCGCAATGGACGACGGTCTGCGTTTCGCAATCCGCGAAGGCGGCCGTACCGTTGGCGCGGGCGTTGTTGCTAAAGTTCTCGGCTAA
- the coaA gene encoding type I pantothenate kinase, translating into MLMGNKEQTLMTPYLQFNRSQWAALRDSVPMTLTEGEIARLKGINEDLSLEEVAEIYLPLSRLLNFYISSNLRRQAVLEQFLGTNGQRIPYVISIAGSVAVGKSTTARVLQALLSRWPEHRRVELITTDGFLHPNKVLKERNLMKKKGFPQSYDMHRLVKFVSDIKSGATDVTAPVYSHLIYDVIPDGDKTVTHPDILILEGLNVLQTGMDYPHDPHHVFLSDFVDFSIYVDAPEELLESWYINRFLKFREGAFTDPDSYFHNYAKLSKDEAVNTATQLWKEINWLNLKENILPTRERASLVLTKSANHAVECVRLRK; encoded by the coding sequence ATGCTTATGGGTAATAAAGAGCAAACGTTAATGACTCCCTATCTACAGTTTAACCGGAGCCAGTGGGCCGCATTACGCGACTCAGTGCCCATGACGCTGACTGAAGGTGAAATCGCTCGTCTGAAAGGTATTAACGAGGACCTTTCTCTCGAGGAAGTCGCAGAAATCTATCTTCCCCTTTCACGTCTGCTTAACTTTTATATCAGCTCCAACCTGCGCCGCCAGGCGGTGCTGGAGCAATTCCTTGGCACGAACGGCCAGAGAATCCCTTATGTCATTAGCATTGCTGGCAGCGTAGCCGTCGGTAAAAGTACCACCGCGCGCGTTTTACAGGCATTGTTGAGCCGCTGGCCGGAACATCGCCGTGTGGAGCTGATTACCACCGATGGCTTTCTTCATCCCAACAAGGTGCTCAAAGAGCGCAATTTGATGAAGAAAAAAGGCTTTCCACAATCTTATGATATGCATCGGCTGGTGAAGTTTGTTTCTGATATCAAATCAGGCGCAACAGATGTTACCGCTCCGGTATATTCCCATCTGATTTATGATGTTATTCCTGATGGCGACAAGACCGTCACTCACCCCGACATTCTCATTCTTGAAGGGCTGAACGTACTGCAAACCGGTATGGATTACCCACACGATCCGCATCATGTATTTCTTTCTGATTTTGTGGATTTTTCCATTTACGTCGATGCACCTGAAGAACTGCTTGAAAGCTGGTATATCAACCGCTTCCTGAAATTCCGCGAAGGTGCGTTCACCGACCCTGATTCCTATTTCCATAACTATGCGAAGCTGTCTAAAGACGAGGCTGTCAATACAGCCACACAACTATGGAAAGAGATCAACTGGCTGAATCTTAAAGAAAACATCTTACCAACGCGTGAACGTGCAAGCCTTGTTCTGACGAAAAGTGCCAATCATGCGGTGGAATGTGTGCGGCTACGTAAATAA
- the birA gene encoding bifunctional biotin--[acetyl-CoA-carboxylase] ligase/biotin operon repressor BirA, which yields MKDTRIPLTLIGILADGAFHSGEQLGESLGMSRAAINKHIQTLRDWGVDVFTVPGKGYSLPEPIQLLNEDLIRAQVVDGNLAVLPVIDSTNQYLMERLAELHSGDACIAEYQHAGRGRRGRQWFSPFGANLYLSMYWRLEQGPAAAVGLSLVIGIVMAEVLHDLGATEVRVKWPNDLYLRDRKLAGILVELTGKTGDAAQIVIGAGINLAMRSVASDIVNQGWINLQEAGIQVDRNELAVRLIKQLRLSLKQFEQEGLTPFLLRWETLDNFINRKVKLIIGDKEIPGISRGINEQGALMLEQDGVIKPWMGGEISLRSAE from the coding sequence GTGAAGGATACCAGAATCCCGTTAACGCTTATTGGCATACTTGCTGATGGCGCCTTTCACTCCGGCGAGCAGTTGGGTGAAAGTCTCGGTATGAGCCGTGCGGCGATTAATAAACATATTCAAACGTTGCGCGACTGGGGCGTCGATGTGTTTACCGTGCCAGGCAAAGGTTATAGCCTGCCGGAGCCTATCCAGTTGCTCAATGAAGATTTGATCCGCGCGCAGGTGGTTGACGGCAATCTGGCCGTACTGCCTGTTATCGACTCGACTAACCAGTATTTGATGGAACGACTCGCTGAACTGCACTCCGGCGATGCCTGTATTGCTGAGTACCAGCACGCCGGGCGTGGGCGCCGTGGCCGCCAGTGGTTCTCGCCCTTTGGCGCAAATTTGTACTTATCCATGTACTGGCGGCTGGAGCAAGGTCCAGCCGCGGCAGTTGGACTGAGTCTGGTGATTGGCATTGTGATGGCTGAAGTGCTGCATGACCTGGGAGCCACTGAAGTCAGGGTTAAATGGCCCAATGATCTGTATTTGCGCGACCGTAAACTCGCCGGGATACTGGTCGAATTAACGGGAAAAACAGGGGATGCGGCCCAGATTGTAATCGGTGCGGGTATCAACCTGGCAATGCGCAGTGTGGCGTCGGATATTGTCAATCAAGGCTGGATTAACCTGCAGGAAGCCGGTATTCAGGTTGATCGTAATGAGTTAGCAGTGCGTTTGATTAAACAATTGCGTCTCTCATTAAAACAGTTTGAACAAGAAGGTCTTACACCGTTTTTATTACGTTGGGAAACATTGGATAATTTTATTAACCGCAAGGTTAAGCTTATTATTGGTGACAAAGAAATTCCGGGCATTTCTCGGGGCATAAATGAGCAGGGTGCGCTGATGCTTGAGCAGGATGGCGTAATTAAGCCCTGGATGGGCGGGGAAATATCACTACGCTCAGCAGAGTAA